A segment of the Cotesia glomerata isolate CgM1 linkage group LG2, MPM_Cglom_v2.3, whole genome shotgun sequence genome:
TGCGGTGTACTAGACTCTGAAGACTGAGTAACTGAGTACAGAGTCTTGTCTTGTCTGTCTACAGTGTCTACAATATTTGTGTTGGTATTTCTCGATGATTTAAAGACACTAGTTAAATATTTGCAGAGTAGTTTAAATTGAGCCTCCATCGGCCAACGGAGTAATGTAATGTACAGAATAGTATTGATATGTATGACCTGTTGAGTAGTCAAAGTCCttagacaaattaaaaaaaaaacaacttattacatttttatcaggcaataataaaatattaatttatttatttgattaaaaataatttattactgtcataattataaaatattatttttaacttttaataattatttatttttctgagaaaaaaaactatatttatataatctatattattataagaGATTCCTATCTATATaatcactcatcacgatatctcgggAACCATCAGACCtagaaacttgaaatttggtaggaatattactTTTACCATGTAGAGGTCacctaagaacggattttgagaaattccttcccccccccccaaaggggtttgcgagggtgttaacaatggaaaattcccgtttttaaatatagctcctatcgactccaaatttgaaaGGAATCTTCTGCAATAGATATAGAAAtagtttataaacaaattttacgatattccATCCCAcaggggattgcgggggtaggtattaacaataaataaaactgatGAATTAGATCTTTTTGTCTGTGTGTCTGAATTTAAGCGAATTACGGCGAATTCTGATGAATTAGATCTTTTCGTCTGTGTGTCTGAATTTAAGCGAATTACGGCGAATTCTGATGAATTAGATCTTTTCGTCTGTGTGTCTGAATTTGGGCGAATTACAGCGAATCCTGATGAATTAGATCTTTTCATCTGTGTGTCTGAGTTTGGGCAAATTACGGCGAATTCTGATGAATTAGTTCTTTTCGTCTGTGTGTCTGAATTTGtacgaattaaaaatttttgttaaatacccaTGCGAAGCCGGGGCAACCTGCTAGTAAtgataactagcaaccttgcagtaaCTATGTGACTGCgatgacttgtgaactatacataaataaaattttgctttattaaataatgacttttattaaattgcactgtactttcttaactattgacgtttttaaagatataagctcatcccgatgttacactcatcatgagctttcatttgagtacccacatgcattttgatatatttttcatatatacatatacatataatatatataaatatatgaaaaattgatgtggatactcaaatgaaagctcttgatgagtgtaacatcgggatgagcttatatctttaaaaatgtcaatagttcacaagatacaaggtcatttcttaattatgtatctagagatagagaattttcgaatgcagtctaaatacttatcatcataaattgactatcgatgagaatgatatgaaaccttgaaaaggcacaattTCAAGTAAAGACTTTTGCAAAGACACTAAATTtccctaaaaaaaaaccgattttatcatatgaccaTCCTGAAGACAAAAtctttcttattctcttaataatatagataatcatttgattaaaaaaaattttttatcagtatattAAAAGATACATTTTtgctggaaaaaaaaaaaaaaacaaaagactAGAATGTTAAcactaattaattagttaagcAATAATAGAGTCAGAGTAACTAATTTAATTGCGGTGGACATAGAATAAAATAGTTAGTAGATGTAATAAAGCCATAAGCAGCAACATTGTATTGTGGTTGTATATAATAGCACTGTTCTGCAGGGTGTTCGCTATTACTTTGTACTGTTAATGTTATGTATGAATGTACGTATACGTTATGTATGTATTATACGTTTAAAGCAATAACCAAGGGAAACACGCATGTGGGTCGCGAAGATTGCAGCAATTGCCACTGTACCGCTTCCACAAAGCTAAATCGTCGCGTGTGCTTTCGCCATACGCGTAATTGCTTATGCACGTGCTATGCTGATGTTGATGCTGGTTGCAGTCCAGGTTATTCCCCTCTTTTCTTCCATTACCCTCTGGCTCTTTTAAACGATCGCTAATTCATAGTATTtgcttaaatatttacaacacAATCAATTATTCGTCAAGTGCTGTGCATACCTTTAGTATCTATTATGTATATTCTTTACGTAAAATAATTGCCGTCTCGGGTtgtttaatgataattatttcatcGTGGGGATCCAGGTGCTGTTTACGTTTTTCGCTGCTCTCTAAAATTTAACCAGTCaaatttcaatcatttttgCAGTTTAATTCGAGTCACTGtgagttaataaatatttaccgaTTGATTTAGTGAAAATACATGAAATAATGTGAgccttgataaaaaaaaaaaaaaaaaaaaaaaaaaaaacaattatggaatttaataaaattagtattagcaaaaaaatgaacaattagtaaaaaataaaatcactaGTAAAATTAGtgacaaatttatagaaaaaaaaatttttaattataattaaattgacttaagatttcttaattaaaaaatttttccattttatttaaaaaaatcaaactgattcaattttaaagagtaaaaaatttttttcaaatattgattgacttttttttcaacttgagcctctaatttttcaattttagccTTTAAATTGTTGAAAACATAAATTGTTGCACCATTTAATGGGTTCCGACGAAAGTGAAAGCATCGAAGCTCAAAGGCGGATACAACTTATATACAAGTACTAACCGAAAGTGGCAATAAAACCGCGATCCACGTGTTCTTCCTGTGCtcgttttaaaattgatttaaaaaaaggtGTAGCCGAAACCgagaataaaattgaattggGTTGTGTTATGGTTTATGGATGGATTGAAAGTAAATGGTCAAATAAAACTGTTACGTCCGGTGCGGTGGAgtaagtgaagaaataaagAAAGAAGCTGAAATAAGAGAATAGAGTAGTAGCAGAAGTTATTTTTCGAGATTGTTGGTTAGCCAACTGAAGATTGTACGGGGATAAAATCCTTGGATATACACCGTACCAGGTATAAGGTATAAGGCATAaggtatataaatatataagtttATATTTGTAAAGCCTTACGAGTCTCCTCAAGTTAAGTGAAGAGACTCTCTATATGTAATCGTCTTTACTCTGTGGCGACGTTCCTCGTAGGAAGGCGCTAATTAGCGCTAATGTGCGCCAAGCAAACATAGGTAGGGCCGAAAGACCGCAAGGACGTTGACATTATCGTTATACGCTCGACATACGTACAACAACAAACAACaaacagcagcagcaacaacaaccGTGGGCATACGACCACCATTACATGCCCTGCTGAAGAGTCTTACTCAACTTGCTGAGAGTCGCTTTTAAATTCTCTGTATATCTCTTTTACCAGCTTCCCCGGCTACGGCTAGGACGTACTAAATTCCTTGCATTCTTCACTTCCACACGGCTCCTCATCCCAAAGCCTACGGTGCAAATAtatgagtaaatttattctataatTTCAGTTTGATATTCATTCAACCGTTTTATGTTGTGCAATCGACCCAATTTTCACGGCTTTGCTTGCCAGGACTTTTAAGGATATCAACGGGacaaatattcaatttaagagtaaaaatttattacaatttgaTTTTGCTTGAAAAAACTtactgtaaaaatttgaagaaaaaaaaaattaactctacTTAAGAGAAAAGTCTATTTGAAAAGCTTGATCatcacactgaaaaaaaaaaattaacttgaatcaaaagaaaaatacttgaaccaagaaaataattttgaagaattttattgtcttgaatcaagaattactcgaatttttttttaattcaagtaaacttttcgtttgtttatttattataaagaatgttgataattttttataaaaaaattaataaattcaaggaatttatttgaaaaaattctttccaataataaaaaaaattataatttaaaataaaataaaatctcaagtattttaacaaatttttttttaaattaaatttttaaatttataattttttattcggatactttttaaattttccaattatccacacagaaaaaaaaaattaacttgaatcaaaagaaaaatacttgaaccaagaaaataatttcgaAGACttttattgtcttgaatcaagacgaaaaatttttgaatcaagtaaaatttactaaacccaagaaaaatttcttagttttagaatttttctactaaaatcaagaaaatgaagttcttcaaaattatttacttgattcaagtaaatttttttttctgtgtatgatTTATACAGAAAAATGAATGAAACTCGCTGGTGTCTTGTTCACGGGCTATAAAGGATATTCTAGTACAAGGGGGAACCGGTAGATGCTGGCGGGGTTAAGGGAGAGATAAACAAGAGATTGCAATCTTGATAATAGTAAATTGTGAGCCACCCCGGGGATTCCCATCCTGTGTTCGGACACACTATTGGCCAGTCGGGTAGTGTTATATCCTCCTGTCCTCTCGCTATGTACGCTATGTACGCTGTATATATgagaaatctttattttaaaacgaTTATTATACTGGTATCGGATCGGGTGAAACGTTTCTCGTGCGAGCGTCCATACTTGTATCTATAGCTCGTTCTAGGACTAAGAAACTTCTTCACTTGTGCTTCTTTTCATCTTCTCTTGCCTCCACTCTTGAAACTATCGCAATCACACTACCGCAACTATCACCTGGGTCAATAGAATTTTCTGCAGGcttctttatttattgcaCATTATATCCACTCGGGTTTCCGCGGACTTTATACTCCATTAACGCCTTAGCGAGCTTCCACGGTAGGTTTATTGTTCTTCAGTAGGAACCGATGGactaacatttttattggttAATCTCTATttgaaattactttaataataatcaataactggtaatattttattgtttttattttctaacaatattaaatacatgttttcaattaaatttatgttactcacaatttaattgaatttcaaaTGCATTGTTCGATTATTCTTCGGGATGTTTTTCTTCTATTGTGTGATTTATAAGCCTTATAACCTCGTGCTGCAGATCTGCGAAATCGGTACGCGTCATTTCGTTGACTGGCTTGAAAGTCATGTTCATTCTGGCAACTTCCGCGATCATGTAGTTGATTTGATCAAGCGAAGCTGCCTTCACGACTTGATTTGGTactagaattattttttcctgaacaataaaatttgaaaaattaaatttttttttttattttaatttttttatctttaccGTCATAAATTCTGTCAACCATTCTCGGCCGGTGTCAGTCATGATTTGCGCCGAAacctgatgattttttaacttttttaataaataattatttataattgataatatgtatcaagactaaatttttacataataaaatttaattaacattaattcttatgataaataatccatttgaaaaataaaaatactcttaaaatacactgaaaaaaaaaaattcttaactggagtgtaaattttcttggctcaagaaaatattaaggaaagttgaaaatttcttgaatgaagtcaaagtttcttgagccaagaaaattttttcttgctctaaaataacttttgttttccttaaaattttcttggtgcaagaaatttgttttctgtctgtaatttttatgtttttcaaaaatattttaaatttaccaaagaaatatttgaatatttaccTGAATAACTGCAACTGCAAAAAGTGTAAAACAAACTAACTTGCAaaccatttttaaaataaagatctGAAGTATCaacttaacttaaaaaaatttttctgtcaaTACTTATAAAATTCCCGGGTGTTATATACTCAACCCAAAGAAGTATTGACGTCATAAAAATATAGTGATCCATATGTTCAAACAACttgttaatttcttaattcttATTCGTCTGTGCTTGACAGTTCAAATATTGTCataattagtttaaataaCTTAACTATCTTCTATAAATGATTATATAATGGCTAAAAAATGTTCCATAAAAGTTACAATGCAGAAATTCAGACCCAGGCAACACTTGGCTAAATACGAGCTAGTGAATAGACAAGATTTATCTACAACCTATCAGACACCgtaaatcaatttaataattaaattcactcaaataaatggtaataaaatattgatgagtctctaataaatagttggtaacattttaaaaatttgtttgtgaTTTAAAACTACGGGGTAATTAATTCCGGATGATTAATCATCCCGCGAATTGAGATAAAATTAACAGTGTAGATTGGAAATTTAGCCGGTTAGGTGGTTTATCCAATCTTGAGCTACCGCAGTATGATATAATGTTTCCTGAGGACTCGGGACTCGGGTCTGCCTACCTTCTACCTCCTATTAagctatatttatataaatataaatataaaataatacaactATCGCGTTTACTCAGTACGTGACAGATTCAACGACGAGATTC
Coding sequences within it:
- the LOC123259384 gene encoding uncharacterized protein LOC123259384 translates to MVCKLVCFTLFAVAVIQVSAQIMTDTGREWLTEFMTEKIILVPNQVVKAASLDQINYMIAEVARMNMTFKPVNEMTRTDFADLQHEVIRLINHTIEEKHPEE